Proteins encoded together in one Armatimonadota bacterium window:
- a CDS encoding ABC transporter permease — translation MRARGWVASSLPLWAVFGALLLGMVLVGVAGAHPLRAYGELLRGAVADVFGLSTTLVKATPLLFAGLGVGIALRAGLFNIGAEGQIYLGGLAAALVGLYLQGLPSLLHVLLALAAGFLAGAAWGLVPGLLKVFRGVNEVITTLLMNYVGILLISLIVSGPLIEPGAPYPYTRPLADSALLPVIIPGTDAHAGIVLALVTALLLHALLARTTLGFYLRSVGLNPSASAAAGINVRAVLLVAMAGAGGLAGVAGAVEVIGLKHRLFENFSPGYGYDAVVVAFLSNGQPLGVVAMGVFFGALRSGANIMQRSVGVPVAIVFAIQGLAVLFLAASLAVQRRWTLPTLVAAPRSEAPRLAASIGAKHESS, via the coding sequence ATGAGGGCGCGGGGCTGGGTGGCCAGCTCCCTCCCCCTCTGGGCAGTCTTCGGGGCCCTTCTGCTCGGCATGGTCCTCGTGGGGGTGGCCGGTGCGCACCCCCTGCGCGCCTACGGGGAACTGCTCCGGGGCGCGGTGGCCGATGTCTTCGGGCTGTCCACGACCCTGGTGAAGGCGACCCCCCTGCTGTTTGCCGGCTTGGGTGTGGGCATCGCTCTGAGAGCGGGCCTCTTCAACATCGGGGCAGAGGGGCAAATCTACCTCGGCGGGCTCGCCGCCGCCCTGGTGGGCCTCTACCTCCAAGGCCTTCCCTCCCTCCTCCACGTCCTGCTGGCCCTCGCGGCCGGATTCCTGGCGGGAGCGGCGTGGGGGCTCGTGCCGGGGCTGCTGAAGGTCTTCCGTGGGGTCAACGAGGTCATCACCACCCTGCTCATGAACTATGTGGGGATCTTGCTGATCAGCCTCATAGTCAGCGGCCCCCTCATCGAACCGGGGGCCCCCTATCCGTATACGCGTCCCCTCGCCGACTCCGCACTCCTGCCGGTGATCATCCCCGGGACTGACGCGCACGCCGGGATCGTCCTCGCACTGGTGACGGCCCTGCTCCTGCACGCGCTTCTGGCGCGGACGACACTGGGATTCTATCTGCGCAGTGTGGGGCTCAACCCGTCCGCCTCCGCCGCGGCGGGCATCAACGTTCGCGCTGTGCTCCTCGTGGCTATGGCGGGTGCGGGGGGGTTGGCCGGTGTGGCCGGTGCGGTCGAGGTGATTGGCCTGAAGCACCGCCTCTTCGAGAATTTCTCCCCCGGCTACGGGTACGATGCCGTGGTGGTCGCCTTCCTCAGCAACGGGCAGCCGCTGGGGGTCGTGGCTATGGGGGTCTTCTTTGGGGCCCTTCGGAGTGGGGCGAATATCATGCAGCGGAGCGTGGGAGTCCCCGTCGCCATCGTCTTCGCCATCCAGGGCCTCGCCGTGCTCTTCCTCGCTGCCAGCCTGGCGGTGCAGCGACGGTGGACCCTGCCCACCCTCGTGGCCGCTCCGCGGTCAGAGGCTCCCCGCCTCGCCGCGTCCATCGGTGCCAAGCATGAGTCCTCTTGA
- the speB gene encoding agmatinase produces the protein MGADRDLRPPDALESPRFAGIRTFMRLPHRPAAAGADVVVLGIPFDTGATFRVGARFGPVAIRAASVLLKPYSVEQGVDVFAACSAVDLGDVDVVPGYLDDSYARIREAVAAVVAAGAVPLALGGDHSITLPELRALAGHWGPLALVQFDAHTDTWDSYFGRKYTHGTVVRRAVEEGLILPQRSTQVGIRGPLYRADDVEEARRLGLEVIPMTTVRRQGAEAVAEAIRRRTADAPAFLSFDVDFLDPAFAPGTGTPQVGGATSAEALQILQGCAGLTMAGADVVEVVPAYDVGEITALLAAQVVFEYLALVGRQRVGG, from the coding sequence GTGGGCGCCGACCGCGACCTGCGCCCCCCGGACGCGCTGGAGAGCCCGCGCTTCGCAGGAATCCGCACCTTCATGCGCCTCCCCCACCGACCTGCGGCGGCAGGGGCTGACGTCGTCGTCCTGGGGATCCCCTTCGACACGGGCGCCACCTTCCGCGTGGGGGCGCGCTTTGGTCCTGTCGCGATCCGGGCCGCCTCAGTCCTCCTCAAGCCGTACTCGGTGGAGCAGGGGGTGGACGTCTTCGCCGCCTGCAGCGCCGTGGACCTCGGCGACGTGGACGTCGTCCCGGGCTACCTGGACGACTCCTACGCGCGCATCCGGGAGGCGGTGGCCGCGGTGGTGGCCGCGGGCGCCGTCCCCCTGGCGCTGGGCGGGGATCACTCCATCACCCTTCCGGAGTTGCGCGCCCTGGCGGGGCACTGGGGCCCGCTGGCCCTGGTGCAGTTCGATGCCCACACCGACACCTGGGACTCGTACTTTGGGCGAAAGTACACGCACGGCACGGTGGTACGGCGCGCGGTGGAGGAGGGCCTCATCCTCCCCCAACGCTCCACCCAGGTGGGGATTCGTGGACCTCTCTACCGCGCGGACGATGTCGAGGAGGCGCGCCGTCTGGGATTGGAGGTCATCCCGATGACCACCGTGCGGCGCCAGGGCGCGGAGGCGGTGGCTGAGGCGATCCGTCGGCGGACGGCGGATGCCCCGGCCTTCCTGTCGTTCGACGTCGACTTCCTGGATCCGGCTTTCGCCCCCGGGACGGGGACACCCCAGGTGGGCGGGGCTACCTCGGCGGAGGCGCTGCAGATCCTCCAGGGGTGCGCCGGCCTGACCATGGCCGGCGCTGACGTGGTGGAGGTCGTCCCTGCCTACGACGTGGGGGAGATTACCGCTCTGCTGGCGGCGCAAGTTGTCTTCGAGTATCTGGCACTGGTTGGCCGGCAGCGGGTCGGGGGCTGA
- a CDS encoding ABC transporter permease: MSPLEYVLVLSYLTATVRLTTPIGLAAMGGVLSERSGVFNIALEGMMLFGALTGVLGSHYWGSPWAGTAAAAGVGAVLGLLLAYLSVTLGANQIVSGVALNLFAFGCTTFLARVLLRPAGIEQVPAFQPLVVPYLADLPLIGPVLFRQTPLVYAALVLAPALTLFLFRTPWGLGLRAVGEHPRAADTAGLKVAQMRYGAVVASGMLAGTAGAFLSLGHLNLFTENMSAGRGFIALAAVIFGKWHPLGALGAALLFGAADAFQLLIQTYNLGVPYQVPVMLPYLLALLALTGLVGRMAPPAAAGTPYRAEE; the protein is encoded by the coding sequence ATGAGTCCTCTTGAGTACGTCCTCGTCCTCTCCTACCTCACGGCGACGGTCCGCCTGACCACTCCCATCGGCCTGGCGGCCATGGGGGGCGTCCTTTCCGAGCGGTCGGGTGTCTTCAACATCGCCCTGGAAGGGATGATGCTCTTCGGGGCGCTGACGGGAGTCCTGGGTTCCCACTACTGGGGGAGTCCCTGGGCAGGGACTGCCGCCGCTGCGGGAGTCGGCGCGGTCCTCGGCCTCCTCCTCGCGTACCTGAGCGTCACCCTGGGGGCCAACCAGATCGTCTCCGGCGTGGCCCTTAACCTGTTCGCCTTCGGGTGTACGACTTTCCTGGCGCGGGTCCTGCTGCGCCCCGCCGGGATCGAACAGGTCCCGGCTTTCCAGCCCCTGGTGGTGCCCTACCTTGCCGACCTGCCCCTGATCGGACCCGTGCTCTTCCGGCAGACGCCCCTGGTCTACGCGGCCCTGGTGTTGGCCCCCGCACTCACCCTCTTCCTCTTCCGGACCCCCTGGGGGCTGGGCCTTCGGGCGGTCGGGGAGCACCCACGGGCCGCCGACACGGCGGGGCTGAAGGTGGCCCAGATGCGCTACGGTGCGGTCGTCGCCAGCGGGATGCTGGCCGGGACGGCGGGAGCCTTCCTCTCCCTGGGGCACCTCAACCTGTTCACGGAGAACATGAGCGCAGGCCGGGGGTTCATCGCTCTGGCGGCGGTGATCTTCGGGAAGTGGCACCCACTGGGGGCCTTGGGTGCGGCCCTGCTCTTCGGCGCCGCCGACGCCTTTCAGCTCCTCATCCAGACCTACAACCTCGGGGTCCCCTACCAGGTGCCCGTTATGCTGCCGTACCTCTTGGCCCTCCTGGCCCTCACGGGTCTGGTGGGCCGTATGGCGCCGCCGGCGGCGGCAGGGACTCCCTACCGCGCCGAGGAGTGA
- a CDS encoding DUF3592 domain-containing protein — translation MPLAGVGLFLGAALWIVLAEVQADRSRSAEALAEVVEVRKVTWTTQDEESMEVHEGYDITYRYRVAGRVYEGLRTQDETYKPGDAVKVCYNPARPEDHRLRPAGFRCGR, via the coding sequence ATGCCTCTGGCCGGTGTGGGGCTCTTCCTGGGCGCAGCACTCTGGATCGTCCTGGCGGAGGTGCAGGCTGACCGGAGCCGCTCGGCGGAGGCCCTGGCGGAAGTCGTCGAGGTGCGCAAAGTCACCTGGACGACACAGGATGAGGAGAGCATGGAGGTCCACGAGGGGTACGACATCACCTACCGCTATCGGGTCGCCGGGCGCGTGTACGAAGGCCTCCGCACCCAGGACGAGACCTACAAGCCCGGTGATGCGGTGAAGGTCTGCTACAACCCAGCCCGCCCGGAGGATCATCGGCTCCGCCCTGCCGGATTCCGCTGCGGGAGATAG
- a CDS encoding amidohydrolase has translation MNRPERLDLLLAGGTVITMDPDRRILERGAVGVRGSRIAVVGPAEDLEGVPAARRLDVSGKVVFPGLVNTHTHLFQTLLKGPADDRVLEEWFREVVAPAASELTEEDCYVAAALGCVEALRSGTTTLKDFMYVHPRPHLSDAVIRAMVETGIRGVFVRGYIDMGDEYGIPRALIQSTEDVLADCERVAKRYHGAADGRITVRFGPCMIWSCTAEGLRATQHLAAHLGLGLTMHVAETPFSVQNAMARFGVGDLAALERLGVLETPTLAVHCVHLTPRDLRILKARGTAVSHNPTSNMYLAAGVAPVPQMLLAGIPVGLATDGPASNNNQNMIEALKFAALLHKVHTGDPTAITVEQVFEMATLGAARALGLEGEVGSLEVGKRADIAVADLCTATASPVHHPVSSLVYSAIGSEVETVIIDGRLVMEGGRILTVDEGGLLREAQRAAHALLQRARIAPPAARAWRALAF, from the coding sequence ATGAACCGACCCGAACGGCTCGATCTGCTCCTCGCGGGGGGGACGGTCATCACCATGGACCCGGATCGCCGCATCCTGGAGCGCGGGGCTGTAGGCGTTCGGGGCTCCCGGATCGCCGTGGTGGGCCCGGCCGAGGATCTGGAGGGGGTCCCGGCGGCCCGTCGCCTCGACGTCTCCGGGAAGGTCGTCTTCCCCGGCTTGGTGAACACCCACACCCACCTCTTCCAGACACTGCTCAAGGGGCCGGCGGACGACCGCGTGCTGGAGGAGTGGTTCCGCGAGGTCGTGGCCCCCGCCGCCAGCGAGCTCACGGAAGAGGACTGCTATGTGGCCGCGGCGTTGGGGTGCGTCGAGGCCCTGCGCTCGGGCACGACGACGCTCAAGGACTTCATGTACGTGCACCCCCGCCCCCATCTTTCCGACGCGGTGATCCGCGCCATGGTGGAGACGGGGATCCGGGGAGTGTTCGTGCGCGGTTACATCGATATGGGCGACGAGTACGGCATTCCGCGCGCCCTCATCCAGTCCACCGAGGACGTCCTGGCCGACTGTGAGCGGGTGGCCAAGCGTTACCACGGGGCCGCCGACGGGCGGATCACCGTGCGCTTCGGTCCGTGCATGATCTGGTCGTGCACCGCAGAGGGGTTGCGGGCCACGCAGCACCTGGCGGCCCACCTCGGCCTGGGACTGACGATGCACGTGGCGGAGACCCCCTTCTCCGTGCAGAACGCCATGGCCCGTTTCGGTGTGGGCGACCTCGCGGCCCTGGAGCGGTTGGGCGTGTTGGAGACCCCTACCCTGGCGGTGCACTGCGTCCACCTCACCCCCCGTGACCTGCGCATCCTCAAGGCGCGGGGTACTGCGGTCTCCCACAACCCCACGAGCAACATGTACCTGGCGGCCGGTGTGGCCCCGGTCCCTCAGATGCTCCTCGCCGGCATCCCCGTGGGTCTGGCCACCGATGGCCCGGCGAGCAACAACAACCAGAACATGATCGAGGCTCTCAAGTTCGCGGCCCTCCTGCACAAGGTGCACACGGGCGACCCCACCGCGATCACCGTGGAGCAGGTCTTCGAGATGGCCACACTGGGTGCGGCTCGTGCCCTGGGCCTGGAGGGCGAGGTGGGGTCCTTGGAGGTTGGCAAGCGGGCGGACATCGCCGTGGCCGACCTCTGCACGGCCACGGCCTCCCCTGTCCACCACCCCGTCTCATCGCTGGTGTACTCCGCGATCGGTTCGGAAGTGGAGACGGTCATCATCGATGGCCGCCTAGTCATGGAGGGTGGTCGGATCCTCACCGTGGATGAGGGGGGCCTCCTCCGGGAGGCGCAGCGCGCCGCCCACGCCCTCCTGCAGCGTGCCCGCATTGCGCCGCCTGCGGCCCGCGCCTGGCGCGCCCTGGCCTTCTAG
- a CDS encoding LLM class flavin-dependent oxidoreductase, with protein MVPGATTADRIVAPTDAGRSRMGLGFLGTPPVPRMVELAQAAEAAGFASVWVAETRLRRDGITAVAAIAVATRRVSVATGLVNVYTRGPVLLAQTAATLAELSGGRFALGVGAGSAEILRAQGIAPDRPFTRLREYVDVLRPLLVGQTVEYEGRVVRVRGARLEVVPPVPPPLYLGVTGPRGLRLAGRVADGVLLDAFVPMAYIQRAAEVVQAAAGETGRGRVDIAGIVMTAIAENGATARERMRAAIARYYTLFPTIAAVSGLSPDEVERLQRVTRQEGPRAGGRYLSDALVDAVCLAGTPEECRRGLQRFRAAGLDLPVLMTPDDPADLLEAFGQNATSGEG; from the coding sequence GTGGTCCCGGGAGCCACCACCGCGGACCGGATCGTGGCCCCCACCGATGCCGGACGCTCGCGGATGGGGTTGGGGTTCCTGGGCACACCCCCCGTACCCCGCATGGTGGAGCTGGCGCAGGCGGCGGAGGCCGCCGGATTCGCGTCCGTGTGGGTGGCCGAGACTCGGCTGCGCCGGGACGGCATCACCGCGGTCGCCGCCATCGCCGTGGCCACCCGCCGGGTATCGGTGGCGACGGGCCTGGTGAATGTCTACACGCGGGGGCCCGTTCTCCTGGCCCAGACGGCCGCCACCCTCGCTGAGCTCTCGGGCGGCCGGTTCGCCCTTGGGGTGGGAGCGGGATCTGCGGAGATCCTGCGGGCTCAGGGCATCGCCCCGGATCGGCCCTTCACCCGTTTGCGCGAGTACGTGGACGTCCTGCGGCCGCTGCTAGTGGGGCAGACCGTCGAGTACGAGGGACGGGTGGTCCGGGTGCGCGGGGCGCGACTGGAGGTGGTCCCGCCGGTGCCGCCTCCCCTGTACCTGGGCGTCACGGGGCCCCGCGGCCTGCGGCTGGCGGGACGGGTGGCGGACGGGGTGCTGCTGGACGCGTTCGTACCGATGGCGTACATCCAGCGGGCGGCGGAGGTCGTGCAGGCCGCGGCTGGCGAAACTGGGCGGGGGCGGGTAGACATCGCGGGGATCGTGATGACAGCCATCGCCGAGAATGGGGCCACCGCGCGGGAGAGGATGCGGGCCGCCATCGCCCGATACTACACGCTCTTCCCCACGATCGCGGCGGTCAGTGGGCTGAGCCCCGACGAGGTGGAGCGCCTCCAGCGTGTCACGCGGCAGGAGGGGCCTCGGGCCGGTGGCCGTTACCTCAGTGACGCGCTGGTGGATGCGGTCTGCCTGGCGGGGACGCCAGAGGAATGCCGACGGGGCCTCCAGCGCTTCCGGGCGGCTGGCCTGGACCTGCCTGTCCTCATGACGCCGGACGACCCCGCGGATCTGCTGGAGGCCTTTGGCCAGAATGCCACGTCCGGTGAGGGGTGA